From the genome of Nocardia sp. NBC_01503, one region includes:
- a CDS encoding alpha/beta hydrolase, with the protein MALTVLSVSTISACRTSPAATALEWQSCRGSGLDPRQECTRIQVPLDYSHPDGEQITLAVSRIRSAHPESRHGVMLLVPGGPGGPGLNQPSTASAKLPAAVRDIYDLASFDPRGSGESTTADCRLDPDDLVLERFRGWPRGDGDISANIAVSQRIAKGCADNGGALMRSMGTRTEARDMDRVRAALGENTISAWGESYGTYATSVYATLFPERTDRILLDSNDDPAPERVEREWNANYAVGVEDRFPDFARWASDPANPDRVADTPEAVRTEFLDLAARLDSAPLPWPGSRLGQLTGNGLRQMLLDALYRDDRFPDLARMIRAAAASATLPEAEPGPPERVVQQRTAVAVGTICNDAAWPTTISDYVGAVAKSRAEHPLTAGLPQNVSPCTFWPYPAAEKTVVTPDGPSNVLMIQNLRDPATPYGGALNLRTAYGDRARMITVGSGGHGAYPSPLSCANEAVERFLRDGTRPDRDLTCR; encoded by the coding sequence GTGGCACTTACGGTTCTCTCGGTCTCGACGATCTCGGCCTGCCGCACCTCCCCCGCCGCGACGGCGCTGGAGTGGCAGAGCTGCCGGGGCAGCGGACTCGATCCGCGACAGGAGTGCACCCGCATTCAGGTGCCGCTGGACTACTCCCATCCAGACGGCGAGCAGATCACCCTCGCCGTCTCCCGTATTCGCAGCGCGCATCCGGAGTCCAGGCATGGCGTCATGCTGCTGGTGCCCGGCGGCCCCGGCGGGCCGGGCCTGAACCAGCCGAGCACCGCGAGCGCGAAACTTCCTGCGGCAGTGCGTGATATCTACGATCTGGCCAGCTTCGACCCGCGCGGTTCGGGCGAGAGCACCACTGCCGATTGCCGACTGGACCCCGATGACCTCGTCCTGGAGCGGTTCCGCGGCTGGCCGCGCGGCGATGGGGATATCTCGGCGAATATCGCCGTCTCCCAGCGAATCGCGAAGGGCTGCGCCGATAACGGCGGTGCGCTGATGCGCTCCATGGGCACGCGCACCGAGGCCCGCGATATGGATCGCGTTCGAGCGGCGCTGGGCGAGAACACGATCTCGGCGTGGGGTGAGTCCTATGGCACCTACGCGACCTCGGTGTACGCGACGCTGTTCCCGGAGCGGACCGATCGAATCCTGTTGGACAGCAACGACGATCCCGCCCCCGAACGGGTGGAGCGGGAATGGAACGCCAATTACGCGGTCGGGGTGGAGGATCGGTTCCCGGATTTCGCGCGCTGGGCCTCGGATCCGGCCAACCCCGACCGCGTTGCCGATACGCCGGAGGCCGTCCGCACCGAATTCCTGGACCTCGCAGCGCGACTCGACAGCGCACCGCTCCCCTGGCCGGGATCGCGACTGGGCCAACTGACCGGCAATGGCCTGCGGCAAATGCTGCTGGACGCCCTCTACCGCGATGATCGCTTTCCCGATCTGGCGCGAATGATCCGGGCGGCCGCGGCATCGGCCACGCTGCCCGAGGCCGAGCCCGGCCCACCGGAGCGCGTCGTCCAGCAGCGCACCGCGGTCGCGGTGGGCACCATCTGCAATGACGCCGCCTGGCCCACAACGATTTCCGACTACGTGGGCGCGGTGGCGAAGAGTCGCGCCGAGCATCCCCTCACGGCCGGGCTGCCGCAGAACGTCTCCCCCTGCACGTTCTGGCCCTACCCGGCCGCCGAGAAGACGGTCGTCACCCCGGACGGCCCGTCGAATGTGCTGATGATCCAGAACCTGCGCGATCCGGCCACGCCGTACGGCGGCGCGCTCAACCTGCGCACTGCCTACGGCGACCGCGCCCGCATGATCACCGTAGGCTCCGGCGGTCACGGCGCCTACCCGTCACCGCTGTCCTGCGCGAACGAGGCCGTCGAACGATTCTTGCGCGACGGCACCCGCCCCGACCGGGACCTGACCTGTCGCTGA
- the hisH gene encoding imidazole glycerol phosphate synthase subunit HisH, translated as MTKKLALLDYGSGNLHSAARALARTGAQVTVTADPETALNADGLVVPGVGAYAACMAGLLGVRGDRIIGKRLAGGRPVLGICVGMQILFERGVEFGVETEGCAEWPGVVERLDAPILPHMGWNTVKAPQDSILFAGMDEDTRFYFVHSYAAQNWELDDSGPLAPAKLTWAEHGVPFLAAVENGPLSATQFHPEKSGDAGAQLLRNWVDSL; from the coding sequence GTGACCAAGAAGCTGGCCCTGCTCGATTACGGCTCCGGCAATCTGCACTCCGCCGCACGCGCCCTGGCGCGCACCGGCGCGCAGGTCACCGTCACCGCCGATCCCGAAACCGCCTTGAACGCGGATGGTTTGGTGGTTCCCGGGGTCGGCGCCTACGCCGCCTGTATGGCGGGTCTGCTGGGCGTGCGCGGTGACCGCATCATCGGCAAGCGCCTCGCCGGTGGCCGTCCCGTGCTCGGCATCTGCGTCGGCATGCAGATCCTGTTCGAACGCGGCGTCGAATTCGGTGTCGAAACCGAGGGCTGCGCCGAATGGCCCGGCGTCGTAGAGCGTTTGGACGCCCCTATCCTCCCGCATATGGGCTGGAATACGGTCAAGGCGCCGCAGGACAGCATCCTGTTCGCGGGTATGGACGAGGACACCCGCTTCTACTTCGTCCACTCCTACGCCGCCCAGAACTGGGAGCTCGACGACAGCGGCCCGCTGGCCCCGGCCAAGCTCACCTGGGCCGAGCACGGTGTCCCGTTCCTCGCCGCGGTGGAGAACGGCCCCCTGAGCGCCACCCAATTCCACCCGGAGAAGTCCGGCGACGCCGGAGCCCAACTCCTGCGGAACTGGGTCGACTCCCTCTGA
- a CDS encoding MarR family winged helix-turn-helix transcriptional regulator has translation MDNAHTGASGRLRALPTRLVGQVAILANRATERALEPTGSRRYHYALLATLDEHGELSQAEVGRRTGIDRSDVVAAVNDLADRGFLTRTPDPSDRRRNTLALTPAGRTHLQDLDTRLEAAQTELLPGFTSAERANLVLTLTRILELHARN, from the coding sequence ATGGACAATGCGCACACCGGCGCCTCCGGCAGGCTGCGCGCCCTGCCGACCCGCCTGGTCGGCCAGGTCGCCATCCTCGCCAATCGCGCCACCGAACGCGCCCTGGAGCCGACCGGCTCGCGCCGCTACCACTACGCACTACTGGCCACTCTCGACGAACACGGGGAGCTCAGTCAGGCCGAGGTCGGCCGTCGCACCGGCATCGACCGCAGCGATGTGGTCGCCGCCGTCAACGACCTCGCCGACCGCGGTTTCCTGACCCGCACCCCCGACCCGTCCGACCGCCGCCGCAATACCCTCGCCCTCACCCCGGCGGGCCGCACCCACCTCCAAGATCTCGACACCCGCCTCGAAGCCGCCCAAACCGAACTCCTGCCCGGCTTCACCTCCGCCGAACGCGCCAACCTGGTCCTGACCCTCACTCGCATCCTGGAACTCCACGCTCGCAACTGA
- the priA gene encoding bifunctional 1-(5-phosphoribosyl)-5-((5-phosphoribosylamino)methylideneamino)imidazole-4-carboxamide isomerase/phosphoribosylanthranilate isomerase PriA, whose product MSLVLLPAVDVANGEAVRLVQGEAGSETSYGSPRDAALAWQNDGAEWVHLVDLDAAFGKGSNRELLADVIGELDVKVELSGGIRDDESLKAALATGCARVNLGTAALENPEWCRRAIGEYGDKIAVGMDVKMIDGEYRLRGRGWVTDGGDLWEVLERLERDGCSRYVVTDVSKDGTLTGPNLILLRDVANATDSPVVASGGISTLDDLRAIATLTEDGVEGSIIGKALYAGRFTLPEALAAVR is encoded by the coding sequence GTGAGTCTTGTGCTGCTACCTGCCGTCGATGTCGCCAATGGGGAGGCCGTGCGCCTGGTTCAGGGGGAGGCGGGGAGTGAGACCAGTTACGGCTCGCCTCGGGACGCCGCCCTGGCTTGGCAGAACGACGGCGCCGAGTGGGTGCACCTGGTGGATCTCGATGCCGCGTTCGGCAAGGGATCCAATCGCGAGCTGCTGGCCGACGTCATCGGTGAGCTCGATGTGAAGGTGGAGCTCTCCGGCGGTATTCGCGATGACGAATCGCTGAAGGCGGCGTTGGCCACCGGGTGCGCGCGGGTGAATCTGGGTACCGCGGCGCTGGAGAATCCGGAGTGGTGCCGGCGCGCCATCGGCGAGTACGGCGACAAGATCGCGGTCGGTATGGACGTCAAGATGATCGACGGCGAGTACCGGCTGCGCGGGCGCGGCTGGGTCACCGACGGCGGTGATCTGTGGGAGGTGCTCGAACGGCTCGAGCGGGACGGCTGCTCGCGATACGTGGTCACCGATGTCAGCAAGGACGGCACACTGACCGGGCCGAACCTGATTCTGCTGCGCGATGTCGCCAATGCCACCGACTCGCCGGTCGTCGCCTCGGGCGGAATCTCCACCCTCGACGATCTGCGCGCCATCGCCACCCTCACCGAGGACGGTGTGGAGGGTTCGATCATCGGCAAGGCCCTGTACGCGGGCCGTTTCACCCTGCCCGAAGCTCTCGCAGCGGTGCGCTGA
- the hisD gene encoding histidinol dehydrogenase: protein MTSRIELARVDLRGRTPTAAELRAALPRGGVDVDSVLHHVRPVVEAIRDRGVEAALEFSEKFDGVRPASVRVPAAELDRALEELDPMVRTALEVAIERTRKVHGDQRRTDKTTQVVPGGTVTERWIPVERVGLYVPGGNAVYPSSVVMNVVPAQTAGVDSLVVASPPQAQFGGLPHPTILAAAKLLGVQEVWAVGGAQAVALLTYGGIDTDDAQLEPVDMITGPGNIYVTAAKRLCRGLVGIDAEAGPTEIAILADATADPAHVAADLISQAEHDVLAASVLVTDSVELADAVDKALTAQMAVVKHHDRVTEALSGKQSGTVLVDDITQGLRVVNAYAAEHLEIQTADASAVAARVRSAGAVFVGAWSPVSLGDYCAGSNHVLPTAGCARHSSGLSVQTFLRGIHVVDYSEAALKDVAGYVVALADAEDLPAHGQAVQVRFGELR from the coding sequence ATGACAAGCCGCATCGAGCTCGCCCGCGTGGATCTGCGCGGACGTACTCCCACTGCTGCCGAACTGCGCGCGGCCCTGCCGCGTGGAGGCGTCGACGTGGACTCGGTGCTGCATCATGTGCGGCCCGTCGTGGAGGCGATCCGCGATCGGGGTGTCGAGGCCGCGCTGGAGTTCAGCGAGAAGTTCGACGGCGTGCGACCCGCCTCGGTGCGCGTGCCCGCCGCCGAACTCGACCGCGCTCTCGAAGAGCTCGATCCCATGGTGCGCACCGCCCTCGAGGTCGCCATCGAACGCACCCGCAAGGTGCACGGCGATCAGCGGCGCACCGATAAGACCACCCAGGTCGTACCCGGCGGCACCGTCACCGAACGGTGGATTCCGGTCGAACGGGTCGGGCTGTACGTGCCCGGCGGCAATGCCGTCTACCCGTCCAGCGTGGTCATGAATGTGGTTCCCGCGCAGACCGCGGGCGTCGATTCGCTGGTGGTGGCCTCACCGCCGCAGGCACAGTTCGGCGGATTGCCGCACCCGACGATTCTGGCCGCCGCCAAACTGCTCGGCGTCCAGGAGGTGTGGGCGGTCGGCGGTGCGCAGGCGGTGGCCCTGCTCACCTACGGCGGTATCGATACCGATGACGCGCAGCTGGAACCGGTCGACATGATCACCGGGCCGGGCAATATCTATGTCACCGCCGCCAAACGGCTCTGCCGCGGCCTGGTCGGCATCGACGCCGAGGCCGGACCCACCGAGATCGCGATTCTGGCCGATGCCACCGCCGATCCGGCGCATGTGGCCGCGGACCTCATCTCGCAGGCCGAGCACGATGTGCTGGCCGCGAGTGTGCTCGTCACCGACAGCGTCGAACTCGCCGATGCCGTGGACAAGGCGCTCACCGCGCAGATGGCCGTGGTCAAACACCACGATCGCGTGACCGAGGCGCTGTCCGGCAAGCAGTCCGGCACCGTACTGGTCGACGACATCACCCAGGGTCTGCGGGTGGTCAACGCCTACGCGGCCGAGCACCTGGAGATCCAGACCGCCGACGCCTCCGCCGTCGCCGCCCGAGTACGCAGTGCCGGAGCGGTTTTCGTCGGCGCCTGGTCCCCGGTCAGCCTGGGCGACTACTGCGCGGGCTCCAATCACGTGCTGCCCACCGCCGGATGTGCCCGGCACTCTTCGGGTTTGAGCGTGCAGACCTTCCTGCGCGGCATCCACGTCGTGGACTACTCCGAGGCGGCGCTGAAAGACGTCGCCGGATATGTGGTCGCGCTCGCCGATGCCGAGGACCTGCCCGCACACGGTCAGGCCGTCCAGGTGCGATTCGGAGAGCTGCGGTGA
- a CDS encoding helix-turn-helix transcriptional regulator, which produces MTLDRRAELGEFLRSRRARLSPQEVGLIDHGARRRVPGLRREELALLAGVSVDHYVRLEQGRTLHFSESVLDAVARALRLNPVEREHFYRLARPWSGAEQPGEQQVRPGLRRLLESAADVPAYIVGRGTNVLAWNRLAAALITDFSALPPRERNLARLVFLDEGMRELYEDWPGKAADVVAYLRLDASRNPGDAGIADLIAELLDSSAEFREHWDEHALEDKTHGRYVYLHPVVGRIDLGFETLRLPDDPDQGLIAHTVEADSPSANALQLLASLAAETRSV; this is translated from the coding sequence ATGACCTTGGACCGGCGTGCCGAACTCGGTGAATTCCTACGCTCGCGGCGGGCTCGATTGAGTCCGCAGGAGGTGGGGCTGATCGATCATGGGGCGCGGCGGCGGGTGCCCGGCCTGCGGCGCGAGGAGTTGGCGCTGCTGGCCGGGGTGAGTGTCGATCACTATGTGCGGTTGGAGCAGGGGCGCACACTGCACTTCTCGGAGTCGGTGCTCGATGCGGTGGCGCGGGCACTGCGCTTGAATCCGGTGGAGCGAGAGCACTTCTACCGGTTGGCGCGGCCCTGGTCCGGTGCGGAGCAGCCCGGGGAGCAGCAGGTCCGGCCGGGATTGCGGCGCTTGCTGGAGTCGGCGGCGGATGTGCCCGCGTATATCGTCGGCCGGGGTACCAATGTGCTGGCGTGGAATCGACTGGCGGCGGCGCTGATCACCGACTTCTCGGCGCTCCCGCCGCGCGAGCGGAATCTGGCGCGGCTGGTCTTCCTGGATGAGGGCATGCGCGAGCTGTATGAGGATTGGCCCGGCAAGGCCGCCGATGTGGTGGCGTATCTGCGCCTGGACGCCTCACGCAATCCCGGCGATGCCGGCATTGCGGATCTCATTGCCGAACTGCTCGACTCCAGTGCGGAGTTCCGCGAGCACTGGGATGAGCACGCGCTCGAGGACAAGACGCACGGCCGGTACGTGTACCTGCATCCGGTGGTCGGCCGTATCGATCTCGGCTTCGAGACCCTGCGCCTGCCGGACGATCCCGATCAGGGCTTGATCGCGCATACCGTCGAGGCGGATTCACCCAGCGCCAACGCATTACAGTTGCTGGCGAGCCTCGCCGCCGAGACCCGGTCCGTCTAG
- a CDS encoding DUF6412 domain-containing protein translates to MVTRIRTAVVLVCALVVAAWAVLYLAAAQPNSLIVLGAAALVALTAAAIAARGPVLRAVASVGLPESAERRRRGAFLRQSNPDTAGRPRPRAPGACPA, encoded by the coding sequence ATGGTTACGCGGATCCGGACGGCTGTGGTGCTCGTGTGCGCCCTCGTCGTCGCCGCGTGGGCCGTGCTCTACCTCGCAGCGGCGCAGCCGAACTCGCTGATCGTGCTGGGTGCCGCCGCGCTGGTCGCGTTGACGGCGGCGGCTATCGCGGCGCGCGGGCCGGTGCTGCGGGCCGTCGCGAGTGTCGGACTACCGGAGTCGGCGGAGCGACGACGCCGCGGAGCGTTTCTGCGACAGAGCAATCCGGATACCGCGGGGCGGCCTCGGCCGCGAGCGCCGGGAGCCTGCCCGGCCTGA
- a CDS encoding aldo/keto reductase: MSNTRPFGDTGMDITPLGFGTWVIAGPGWEYSWGATDDAESIAAIRHAVDSGLNWLDTAAAYGLGHAETLVGRALADLPEADRPYLFTKTGLIWEEGDDRSGPPRRIMRPEVIRAELESSLRRLRVDHIDLYQVHWPDTGAVFVYGGEGESLVQPTPLEEYWQLMADFKKEGKVRAIGLSNHSVAELDRAEAVAHVDAIQPPFSAINRSSAPEIAWAEQHSTGVIVYSPMHSGLLTGAFTADRELAADDWRSASPDFTTGLPANLALVDALRPIAARHGVTVAEVALAWVNSWPGITGAIVGARNAAQIDGWTGALTLELTPADLGEIATAITTTGAGTGPNRA; this comes from the coding sequence ATGAGCAACACCCGCCCCTTCGGCGATACCGGTATGGATATCACCCCGCTGGGCTTCGGTACCTGGGTGATCGCCGGCCCCGGCTGGGAGTACTCGTGGGGTGCCACCGATGACGCCGAATCCATCGCCGCCATCCGGCACGCGGTGGACAGCGGCCTCAACTGGCTCGACACCGCCGCAGCGTACGGTCTCGGCCACGCCGAAACCCTGGTCGGCCGGGCGCTCGCCGACCTGCCCGAGGCCGACCGGCCGTACCTGTTCACCAAGACCGGTCTCATCTGGGAGGAGGGCGACGACCGCTCCGGTCCGCCGCGCCGCATCATGCGACCGGAGGTCATTCGCGCCGAACTGGAGTCGTCACTGCGCCGCCTGCGCGTCGACCACATCGACCTCTACCAGGTGCACTGGCCCGACACCGGCGCGGTCTTCGTCTACGGCGGCGAGGGCGAGAGCCTGGTGCAGCCCACCCCGCTGGAGGAGTACTGGCAGCTGATGGCCGACTTCAAGAAGGAGGGCAAGGTCCGCGCCATCGGCCTCTCCAATCACTCGGTGGCGGAACTGGATCGGGCCGAGGCCGTGGCGCACGTGGATGCCATCCAGCCGCCGTTCTCCGCGATCAACCGCTCCTCCGCCCCCGAAATCGCCTGGGCGGAGCAGCATTCCACCGGCGTGATCGTCTATTCGCCGATGCACTCCGGCCTGCTCACCGGCGCCTTCACCGCCGACCGCGAACTCGCCGCCGACGACTGGCGTTCCGCCAGCCCGGATTTCACCACCGGCCTGCCCGCCAATCTGGCCCTGGTCGACGCCCTGCGCCCCATCGCCGCCCGCCACGGTGTGACGGTCGCCGAGGTCGCGCTGGCCTGGGTCAACTCCTGGCCCGGAATAACCGGCGCCATTGTCGGAGCCCGCAATGCCGCCCAAATCGACGGCTGGACAGGCGCTCTCACCCTCGAGCTCACCCCCGCCGACCTCGGGGAAATCGCCACGGCCATCACCACAACGGGTGCGGGCACCGGCCCCAACCGCGCCTGA
- the yidC gene encoding membrane protein insertase YidC, whose amino-acid sequence MLDFIYYPVSGVLWLWHTAFAAVLGTSSGLAWVLAIVFLVLTLRALLIRPFLAQLRFQRTLAKIAPEMKEIQRKYKDDRQKQAEEVRKLQQEHRFNPLLGFLPMIGQILVFIGLFHVLNSFHAGTANYVFSTEQVQSFLQAKLFGAPLSLSLSHAGDALGSVTAVVIPLVVIAAIATHFTARFSAARQREVAPETDRTRVMNLLSMWVFPIGTLVTGVLWPVAILLYFVIQNAWTFAQQHLVYRRFDAEAAADAVTPVS is encoded by the coding sequence ATGCTCGACTTCATCTACTACCCCGTCTCCGGCGTGCTCTGGTTGTGGCACACGGCCTTCGCGGCGGTGCTCGGCACCTCCAGCGGATTGGCCTGGGTGCTGGCCATCGTCTTCCTCGTGCTGACCCTGCGCGCGCTGCTGATCCGCCCGTTCCTGGCACAGCTGAGATTCCAGCGCACCCTCGCCAAGATCGCTCCGGAGATGAAGGAGATCCAGCGCAAGTACAAGGACGACAGGCAGAAGCAGGCCGAGGAGGTACGCAAGCTACAGCAGGAGCACAGGTTCAATCCGCTGCTCGGCTTCCTGCCGATGATCGGTCAGATCCTGGTCTTCATCGGCCTGTTCCACGTGCTGAATTCCTTCCACGCCGGCACAGCGAACTACGTGTTCTCAACCGAACAGGTGCAGTCGTTCCTACAGGCGAAACTCTTCGGCGCACCCCTCTCACTGAGCCTGTCCCACGCCGGTGACGCTCTCGGTTCGGTTACCGCGGTGGTGATTCCACTGGTGGTCATCGCCGCGATCGCCACCCATTTCACGGCTCGTTTCTCCGCGGCTCGACAGCGTGAAGTCGCTCCTGAAACGGATCGGACCCGGGTGATGAACCTGCTGTCCATGTGGGTCTTCCCCATCGGAACCCTCGTGACGGGCGTGCTGTGGCCGGTGGCGATCCTGCTGTACTTCGTCATCCAGAACGCTTGGACCTTCGCTCAACAGCACCTGGTCTACCGACGTTTCGACGCCGAGGCTGCCGCCGACGCGGTCACGCCCGTGTCGTAA
- the hisB gene encoding imidazoleglycerol-phosphate dehydratase HisB, which yields MDRIARVERTTRESSIVVELNLDGSGKTDISTGVPFYDHMLTAFGQHGSFDLTVQAKGDIEIEAHHTVEDTAIVLGQALAQALGDKKGIRRFGDSFIPMDETLAQAIVDVSGRPYCVHTGEPEHLLHTVIPSAGPGVSYSTVLNRHVFESIALNARIALHVRVLYGRDQHHITEAEFKAVARALRAAVELDPRVTGIPSTKGSL from the coding sequence ATGGACCGAATCGCCCGGGTGGAACGCACCACCCGTGAATCCAGCATCGTGGTCGAGTTGAACCTCGACGGCTCCGGTAAGACCGATATCTCCACCGGCGTCCCGTTCTACGATCACATGCTCACCGCCTTCGGCCAGCACGGCAGCTTCGACCTGACCGTGCAGGCCAAGGGCGATATCGAGATCGAGGCGCACCACACCGTCGAGGACACCGCCATCGTGCTCGGCCAGGCCCTGGCGCAGGCGCTGGGCGACAAGAAGGGCATCCGCCGCTTCGGCGACTCCTTCATCCCCATGGACGAGACTCTCGCGCAGGCCATCGTCGATGTTTCGGGCCGACCGTACTGCGTGCACACCGGCGAGCCGGAACACCTGCTGCACACCGTGATTCCCTCCGCCGGTCCGGGCGTGTCCTACTCGACGGTCCTGAATCGCCATGTCTTCGAATCGATCGCGCTGAACGCCCGCATCGCCCTGCACGTGCGGGTGCTGTACGGCCGCGACCAGCACCACATCACCGAGGCCGAATTCAAGGCCGTCGCACGGGCTTTGCGTGCCGCCGTGGAGTTGGACCCGCGGGTGACCGGTATCCCCTCGACGAAGGGAAGCCTGTGA
- a CDS encoding putative quinol monooxygenase has product MSLHVVAELRALPGHEDRLRTALEAMIEPSLAEPNCLSYQPFGNPNEPAHMVVVEEWASAGDLEEHFTTPHFRHIAGVLESILAEPMIIRRLVAE; this is encoded by the coding sequence ATGTCCCTGCACGTCGTCGCCGAACTCCGCGCCCTCCCCGGCCACGAGGACCGCCTCCGCACCGCCCTCGAGGCCATGATCGAACCGTCCCTCGCCGAGCCCAACTGCCTGAGCTATCAGCCCTTCGGCAACCCGAACGAACCCGCCCATATGGTCGTGGTCGAGGAGTGGGCCAGCGCCGGCGACCTCGAGGAGCACTTCACCACCCCGCACTTCCGGCATATCGCGGGTGTCCTCGAGAGCATCCTCGCCGAGCCGATGATCATCCGGCGGCTCGTCGCCGAATGA
- a CDS encoding histidinol-phosphate transaminase — MNAVTVPGAVVSLDDLPLRENLRGKSPYGAPQLTVPVQLNTNENPHPPSKALVDDVAESVRAAATDLHRYPDRDAVGLRTDLAAYLTRQTGVTVDVSNVWAANGSNEILQQLLQAFGGPGRSALGFVPSYSMHPIISEGIDTEWVEAKRNGDFSLDIDYAVMAIAEKRPDVVFVTSPNNPTGHSIPLADLERILDAAPGIVVVDEAYGEFSSAPSAISLIDRFPAKLVVSRTMSKAFAFAGGRLGYLAAAPAVIDAMLLVRLPYHLSVVTQAAARAALRHADETLGSVAELAAQRDRVMAALTEMGYEVIPSDANFVLFGRFADAPRAWQHYLDEGVLIRDVGIPGYLRTTIGLAAENDEFLRVSAKLIATEVVAR, encoded by the coding sequence GTGAATGCCGTGACCGTCCCCGGAGCCGTCGTCTCGCTGGATGATCTACCGCTGCGGGAGAACCTGCGCGGTAAAAGCCCTTACGGCGCACCGCAATTGACGGTGCCCGTCCAGCTGAACACCAATGAGAACCCACACCCGCCGAGTAAGGCGCTGGTCGACGATGTGGCCGAATCCGTACGCGCCGCCGCCACCGACCTGCACCGCTACCCGGATCGCGATGCCGTCGGCCTGCGCACCGATCTGGCCGCCTACCTGACCCGGCAGACCGGCGTCACGGTCGATGTGTCGAATGTGTGGGCCGCCAACGGCTCCAACGAGATCCTGCAGCAGCTGTTGCAGGCGTTCGGCGGACCGGGCCGCAGCGCACTGGGTTTCGTCCCGTCCTACTCGATGCACCCGATCATCTCCGAGGGCATCGATACCGAATGGGTCGAGGCCAAGCGCAATGGCGACTTCTCCCTCGATATCGACTACGCCGTCATGGCGATCGCCGAGAAGCGGCCCGATGTGGTCTTCGTGACCAGCCCCAATAACCCGACCGGGCACAGCATTCCGCTCGCCGACCTGGAGCGGATCCTCGATGCCGCACCCGGCATCGTGGTGGTGGACGAGGCGTACGGGGAGTTCTCCAGCGCACCCAGCGCCATCTCGCTGATCGACCGGTTCCCGGCGAAACTCGTTGTCAGCCGGACCATGTCGAAGGCGTTCGCCTTCGCGGGCGGGCGGCTGGGTTATCTGGCGGCCGCGCCCGCGGTCATCGATGCCATGCTGCTGGTGCGGTTGCCGTACCACCTGTCCGTGGTCACCCAGGCCGCGGCGCGGGCGGCGCTGCGGCATGCCGATGAAACCCTCGGCAGTGTCGCGGAATTGGCGGCGCAGCGCGATCGCGTCATGGCCGCGCTGACCGAAATGGGTTACGAGGTCATCCCCTCCGACGCCAACTTCGTCCTCTTCGGCCGCTTCGCCGATGCGCCGCGCGCCTGGCAGCACTACCTCGACGAGGGCGTGCTCATTCGCGATGTCGGCATCCCGGGGTACCTGCGCACCACCATCGGCCTGGCCGCCGAGAACGATGAATTCCTGCGCGTGAGCGCGAAACTTATTGCGACCGAGGTGGTTGCCCGATGA
- a CDS encoding nuclear transport factor 2 family protein, which produces MNTILLDRAEITTLVDRLGRALDEGRFDELAEIYTADATVETPGGIARGLSAMTNQATRTHSPDRRIQHLISSVIIDLDGDTATVRANLVAIFAAAPTAKTPLSPPFYTLGEVYRFDAVRTSTGWLFNRMRTVPVWETGTRPTLAA; this is translated from the coding sequence ATGAATACGATCCTGCTTGACCGCGCCGAAATCACCACTCTCGTAGACAGACTCGGCCGAGCCCTGGATGAAGGTCGCTTCGACGAACTGGCTGAGATCTACACCGCCGATGCCACGGTCGAAACACCCGGCGGTATCGCACGCGGCCTCTCCGCCATGACCAACCAGGCGACCCGCACCCACTCCCCCGACCGGCGCATTCAACACCTGATCAGCAGCGTCATCATCGACCTGGACGGCGATACGGCGACCGTCCGCGCCAACCTCGTCGCCATCTTCGCGGCCGCCCCCACCGCGAAAACCCCACTCTCCCCGCCGTTCTACACCCTCGGCGAGGTCTACCGCTTCGACGCCGTCCGCACCTCCACCGGCTGGCTGTTCAACCGGATGCGGACGGTCCCGGTCTGGGAGACCGGCACCCGTCCCACCCTGGCGGCCTGA